One stretch of Pelmatolapia mariae isolate MD_Pm_ZW linkage group LG3_W, Pm_UMD_F_2, whole genome shotgun sequence DNA includes these proteins:
- the LOC135932513 gene encoding uncharacterized protein LOC135932513, with protein sequence MTENLHRHIAVHFGRNTLQLVREYERESRKLADYRNHLRFNLRCRQSRVVPKSLRLGSTVRGHRADLILRRAQNQLLSERIRQVHFTIDALQSKISQTLQELETLLPSPIVEEVYKFVEKAQRAQHFKGKERQLRKFHTLLSKTLTPQSESTQLIEEHTPEDSQEKWVKNFSDRNLTEPEKNVLAKGLNFAIAPQQLPIVDLITATETAIRINKLSQTEAEQIRMKVSATLSSAKVPPSNLTLQEKKAIASLSKDHNITILPADKGRCTVVLNTTDYHAKITTVLSDNNTYEALKRDPTSSYKKKVITSLQDLERDKIIDRLTYHRLYPGDAIPCIYGLPKIHKEVIPLRPIVNSINSATYNISKHLATILAPLVGNTPHHIKNSTDFTDKVQKLTLDPDETMVSFDVVSLFTCIPTTEAVETVRKRLQEDSALEDKTNFTPDQICTLLDLCLTTTYFKYNEGFYRQKHGCAMGSPVSPIVANLYMEEVERKALGSFKGRVPSHWYRYVDDTWVKIKTQEVESFTAHINAVDKNIKFTREDTKDNCLPFLDCAVHIEENGNLNIEVYRKPTHTDQYLLFDSHHPLEHKLGVIRTLHHRAEHVPSKPEGKKKEHTHVKEALKTCGYPNWAFIKSAEMHRKEDQTPAREDKKDRRNNIVIPYVAGVSEKLRRVFSKHDIPVYFRPSNTLRQKLVHPKDKTPKHKLNNVVYVVQCSEECPDLYIGETKQPLHKHMAQHRRATSTGQDSAVHLHLKDKGHSFEDANIHILDREDRWFERGVKEAIYVHCERPSLNRGGGLRHQLSAIYNPYYVVV encoded by the exons atgactgagaaccttcacagacatattgccgTACATTTTGGGAGGAACACCCTTCAACTGGTGCGGGAGTATGAAAGGGAATCTAGAAAACTAGCGGATTATAGGAACCATCTCCGTTTCAACCTgagatgcagacaaagcagagttGTTCCTAAGAGCCTGCGCCTTGGATCGACTGTCAGAGGACACAGAGCGGACTTGATTCTACGGAGAGCACAAAATCAGCTTCTAAGTGAAAGGATAAGAcaggtccatttcactatagatGCCCTCCAAAGCAAGATTagccagactctgcaggaactggaaacccttctaccctctccaattgtagaagaggtttacaagtttgtggagaaggctcagcgggcccaacactttaaaggaaaagaaagacaactcAGGAAATTCcacaccttgctttcaaaaacactcactCCCCAGTCTGAATCTACACAACTCATAGAAGAACATACACCTGAGGACAGTCAGGAAAAATGGgtgaagaacttttcagaccggaatctcactgaacctgaaaagaacgtattagccaaaggactcaattttgccattgctccgcaacagttgcccatagtggacctcatcacagccacagaaactgccATACGGATCaacaaattatcacagacagaagcagaacagatcaggatgaaagtctcagccaccctctccagtgccaaagtccctccgtctaacctcacattacaagaaaagaaggccatCGCATCACtaagcaaagaccacaacatcactatattgcCAGCcgataagggaaggtgcaccgtggtcctaaacacaacggATTACCACGCAAAGATCACTACtgtcctcagtgacaacaatacctacgaagccttaaagcgagaccccacaagcagctacaaaaagaaagttataacttcccttcaagaccttgaaagggACAAAATCATCGACCGCcttacatatcaccgcctttacccaggggatgccataccctgcatctACGGACTTCCCAAGATCCACAAGGAAGTTATCCCTCTCAGACCCATTGTCAATAGCATAAATTCAGCCACCTACAACATctcgaaacaccttgctaccatccttgcacctctggtggggaacaccccacaccacatcaagaactccaccgacttcactgataaggtccagaaacttaccctggatccagatgaaaccatggtgtcctttgatgtagtctccctcttcacttgcatacccactacggaggcagtggagactgtcagaaaacgactacaagaagacagcgcCTTGGAGGACaagaccaacttcacacccgatcagatttgcacactgttagacctctgcctcaccactacatatttcaaatacaacgaaggtttctacagacaaaaacatggctgcgcCATGGGCTctcccgtgtcacctattgtagccaacctttacatggaggaagtggaaaggaaggctcttggctctttcaaagggagagtacccagccactggtacagatatgtagacgacacctgggtcaaaatcaaaacacaagaagtggaatccttcactgcgcacatcaACGCCGTGgacaaaaacatcaagttcaccagggaagacacaaaggacaactgcttgcctttcctggactgcgcggTGCACATAGAAGaaaatggcaacctcaacattgaagtgtaccggaagcccacacacacagaccagtacctcctctttgactcacatcaccctctggaacacaaacttggagtaattaggaccctacaccaccgggcagaacatgttccctctaagcctgaagggaaaaagaaggaacacacacatgtaaaggaagcacttaaaacatgtggctatcctaattgggcgtttataaagtcagcagagatgcacagaaaagaagatcagacaccagcgagggaggataagaaagacagacgcaacaacattgtcatcccctatgtagccggtgtatcagagaaactcaggagagttttctccaaacacgacataccagtgtacttcagacccagcaacacactcagacagaaactggttcacccgaaagacaaaactcctaaacacaaactgaacaatgtggtgtatgttgtacagtgcagcgaggaatgcccagacctctacatcggagaaaccaaacagccacttcacaagcacatggcacaacatagaagagccacctccacgggacaagactcagcagttcatctgcatctaaaggacaaaggtcactcttttgaggatgccaacatccacattttggacagagaggacagatggtttgaaagaggagtgaaagaagccatttacgtccactgtgagcgaccatctttgaacagaggtggtggtttacgacaccaattgtctgccatctataatcca TACTATGTGGTGGTGTGA